In Caproiciproducens sp. NJN-50, the following are encoded in one genomic region:
- a CDS encoding tetratricopeptide repeat-containing glycosyltransferase family 2 protein, whose protein sequence is MSVSLCMIVKNEEENLVRCLDSIEGLVGEIILVDTGSTDRTVPIARHYGAKVFRRPWSGSFSEARNFALSKATGTWILIMDADDELEPGDRGALLELVRDPDGASEVYCGRTLSYSGDRADCSNILVTMTVRLIRNGRGYFYRGRVHEQLTGAGGPPGMTATEIRFYHYGYLSSEIEKKEKHRRNIELIRRELEDDPENGFMQFNLGNEYLTVGKAEEAMDCYRDSYRTLEPSLGYGSMLLTRMILCCEQLGRTGEQCRYIQEGLALYPELPDFEYLRASMFQRHGKLLKAIRSYRKCVRMGPPPPDGNSVLGVSTFKPHDRLAALYERLGERKLALRHCREAIRCNPNDREAFSRMINLLQEEGCGPDRLESRLLRMAEKDVCPMLILSDLFYDRRMFRQAMQFSIRAKRLAPECPAACYGEGICRFFLGQYRRAFRCLEAAPCRRTSGAAFFRQLCVLLGPAELRRNTGKFGPELERPDCLVAAAFRPLLKGEPCAPLPAGEEVSQEYLDSLFGLLEILLRAGLLNEFLKALELLKPIRGDGILLRLGKLYCKYGYAKLASHELERAICAGDQVDAEGFSILSRIRAAEAGQGRGRSGAATRD, encoded by the coding sequence ATGTCAGTCAGCCTTTGCATGATTGTGAAGAACGAGGAAGAAAATCTGGTCAGGTGTCTGGACAGCATAGAGGGCCTTGTCGGCGAAATCATCCTGGTGGACACCGGGTCCACGGACCGTACGGTGCCGATCGCCCGGCACTATGGAGCGAAAGTGTTCCGCCGGCCTTGGAGCGGCAGCTTTTCGGAGGCAAGGAATTTCGCGCTGTCCAAAGCGACCGGAACCTGGATTTTGATAATGGACGCGGACGATGAGCTGGAACCCGGGGACCGGGGAGCCCTGCTTGAGCTGGTCCGGGATCCGGACGGAGCCTCTGAGGTCTACTGCGGAAGAACGTTGAGCTATTCCGGGGACCGCGCGGACTGCAGCAATATTCTGGTCACGATGACCGTCCGGCTGATCCGGAATGGGAGGGGCTATTTTTACAGGGGCCGCGTGCATGAACAGCTTACCGGGGCGGGGGGGCCGCCGGGCATGACCGCCACGGAGATCAGGTTTTATCATTACGGGTATTTATCTTCTGAAATCGAAAAGAAAGAAAAACACCGCCGGAATATCGAGCTGATCCGGCGGGAATTGGAGGATGATCCGGAAAACGGCTTTATGCAGTTCAATTTGGGGAACGAATATCTGACCGTTGGGAAAGCGGAAGAGGCGATGGATTGCTACCGCGACAGCTACCGGACGCTGGAGCCGTCGCTGGGGTACGGCTCCATGCTGCTGACCCGGATGATTCTGTGCTGTGAGCAGCTCGGACGAACCGGGGAACAGTGCCGCTACATTCAGGAGGGCCTCGCCCTTTACCCGGAACTGCCGGATTTCGAGTATCTCCGGGCAAGCATGTTTCAGCGGCACGGAAAATTATTAAAAGCCATCCGTTCCTATCGGAAGTGTGTCCGTATGGGACCGCCTCCGCCCGACGGAAACAGCGTGCTCGGCGTATCCACCTTTAAACCCCACGACCGGCTTGCCGCGTTGTATGAGCGGCTCGGCGAGCGGAAGCTGGCCCTGCGTCACTGCCGCGAGGCAATCCGGTGCAATCCCAATGACCGGGAGGCCTTTTCCCGTATGATCAACCTTCTCCAAGAGGAAGGCTGCGGGCCCGACCGGCTGGAATCCCGTCTCCTGAGAATGGCTGAAAAAGACGTCTGCCCGATGCTCATTCTTTCGGACTTGTTCTACGACAGGAGGATGTTTCGCCAGGCCATGCAGTTTTCCATCCGCGCGAAACGATTGGCGCCGGAATGCCCCGCAGCCTGCTACGGCGAGGGAATCTGCCGGTTCTTTCTTGGGCAGTACCGGCGCGCGTTCCGCTGCCTGGAAGCGGCCCCCTGCCGCCGGACGAGCGGCGCCGCCTTCTTTCGCCAGCTCTGCGTTCTCCTCGGCCCCGCGGAGCTCCGGCGGAATACCGGGAAATTCGGGCCGGAACTGGAGAGGCCGGATTGTCTTGTCGCAGCAGCCTTCCGCCCGCTGCTGAAGGGAGAACCCTGTGCGCCGCTTCCGGCGGGCGAAGAAGTGTCCCAAGAGTATCTGGATTCCCTTTTCGGCCTGTTGGAAATCCTGCTGCGGGCCGGCCTTCTGAACGAATTTTTAAAGGCGCTGGAGCTTTTAAAGCCGATTCGGGGCGACGGTATCCTGCTCCGCCTTGGAAAACTGTATTGTAAATACGGTTATGCGAAGCTCGCTTCTCACGAATTGGAACGGGCAATCTGCGCCGGGGATCAAGTCGACGCGGAGGGCTTTTCCATTCTGAGCCGGATCCGGGCCGCGGAGGCAGGGCAGGGACGCGGCCGCAGCGGAGCGGCTACGCGGGACTGA
- a CDS encoding NifB/NifX family molybdenum-iron cluster-binding protein, with protein sequence MMMMKIAVACDGKNVSVHFGHCQGFELFTVENGKVSGRQFYQNPGHKPGFLPDFLSKLGAKTVITGGIGGGATDIFKEKNIEVISGAEGDAGENVEKYLEGKLESSGSVCHEHTFESTCEEHSRH encoded by the coding sequence ATGATGATGATGAAAATCGCGGTCGCATGCGACGGAAAAAACGTGTCCGTCCATTTTGGACATTGTCAGGGATTCGAACTTTTCACAGTGGAAAACGGAAAGGTCTCGGGCCGTCAATTCTATCAAAATCCCGGCCACAAACCCGGCTTTTTGCCGGACTTTCTCAGTAAGCTCGGCGCTAAAACGGTAATTACCGGCGGGATCGGCGGCGGCGCAACCGATATTTTCAAAGAAAAAAATATCGAGGTGATATCCGGCGCGGAAGGAGACGCCGGAGAAAACGTGGAAAAATATTTGGAAGGCAAACTGGAATCGTCCGGCAGCGTCTGCCATGAGCACACATTTGAAAGCACCTGCGAAGAGCACAGCCGCCACTAG
- a CDS encoding acetyl-CoA C-acetyltransferase, whose translation MSRKVVLAGAVRTAVGKMGGALSNVPASTLGSLVIREALNRSGVAPEQVDEVLMGCVIQAGLGQNVVRQASMFAGIPETVPASTLNNVCGSGLKSVNLAAALVETGEADVVVAGGMENMSMAPFAVSKARFGYRMNNGVLEDLMIKDALWDAFNDYHMGITAENVAERYGITREMQDEFAASSQQKAEKAIAEKRFREEIVPVEVKTRKETLTFDTDEGPRAGVTKESLARLKPAFKPGGTVTAGNASGINDGAAAVVVMSENKARELGVTPMAYWIAGQSAGVDPAYMGIGPAFSTKKIMEKTGLTVDDMDLIELNEAFAAQSIAVCRLLNLDLSRVNVNGGAIAIGHPVGASGCRIFVTLLHEMQRRKSNYGLAALCIGGGMGVSAIVQRI comes from the coding sequence ATGTCCAGGAAAGTAGTTTTGGCAGGAGCCGTAAGGACGGCCGTGGGAAAAATGGGAGGGGCCCTCTCCAACGTTCCGGCTTCAACGCTGGGATCTCTTGTGATCCGGGAGGCGCTGAACCGTTCCGGAGTCGCTCCGGAACAGGTGGACGAAGTGCTGATGGGATGCGTCATTCAGGCCGGGCTGGGGCAGAATGTCGTTCGTCAGGCTTCCATGTTCGCCGGCATCCCGGAAACGGTCCCGGCTTCAACGCTGAACAATGTCTGCGGTTCCGGCCTGAAAAGCGTCAATCTTGCCGCGGCTCTGGTTGAAACCGGCGAAGCGGACGTTGTTGTGGCCGGCGGCATGGAGAATATGTCCATGGCGCCGTTTGCGGTCTCAAAAGCGCGTTTCGGATACCGCATGAACAACGGGGTCCTGGAGGACCTGATGATCAAGGATGCCCTTTGGGATGCCTTCAACGATTACCATATGGGGATAACAGCCGAAAATGTCGCGGAACGGTATGGCATTACCCGCGAAATGCAGGATGAATTTGCAGCTTCGAGCCAGCAGAAGGCCGAAAAAGCCATTGCGGAAAAGCGTTTCCGCGAAGAGATTGTCCCGGTGGAAGTAAAAACAAGAAAAGAGACTTTGACGTTCGACACGGACGAAGGGCCCCGCGCCGGAGTGACAAAGGAGAGCCTTGCCAGGCTGAAGCCGGCGTTCAAGCCCGGCGGCACAGTGACGGCCGGCAACGCTTCCGGCATCAATGACGGGGCGGCGGCCGTGGTCGTAATGAGCGAGAACAAGGCCAGGGAACTGGGCGTGACCCCGATGGCTTACTGGATTGCGGGGCAGTCCGCAGGGGTGGATCCAGCCTATATGGGGATCGGACCGGCTTTCAGCACGAAAAAAATTATGGAAAAAACCGGCCTGACTGTTGACGATATGGATCTGATTGAACTGAATGAGGCGTTTGCCGCCCAATCCATTGCCGTATGCAGGCTCCTGAACCTGGACCTTTCCAGAGTCAACGTGAATGGCGGCGCCATTGCCATCGGCCACCCGGTCGGCGCTTCCGGGTGCAGGATCTTTGTCACTCTGCTTCATGAAATGCAGCGCAGGAAATCAAATTACGGGCTCGCGGCCCTTTGCATCGGCGGCGGAATGGGTGTCTCCGCGATTGTTCAGCGCATATAG
- a CDS encoding asparaginase, whose product MKKILLLTTGGTIASEPTEEGLAPAMDGNQFAAYLSGLAANHRIQIENLYQLDSSNIQPEEWQGMARAIAGAFCRYDGIVITHGTDTMAYTASVLSYMLRNIPIPVVLTGSQLPIRHPLTDGIENLRCAFAMAASGRTGVFVAFDRKIILGTRAVKVRTTGFDAFESVNCPYAAIVDSTGLNLNEAVLQKPSGNFQLMDGLCDSVILVKLTPGLNPEIFDMLLKMKYKGIVIEAFGAGGLNFVRRDLISKLHKVVQSGITVVVCSQCLYERSDFTIYQAGQKALESGVLQAYDMTTEAAVTKLMWALGQTGRPEEIRRIFATCYAGEVSPA is encoded by the coding sequence ATGAAAAAAATTCTCCTGCTGACTACGGGCGGCACGATCGCCTCCGAACCGACCGAAGAAGGTCTGGCGCCCGCAATGGACGGAAACCAATTCGCGGCCTACCTGAGCGGGCTGGCCGCGAATCATCGGATACAAATCGAGAATCTGTATCAGCTGGACAGCTCCAACATCCAGCCGGAGGAATGGCAGGGAATGGCAAGGGCCATTGCCGGTGCCTTCTGCCGCTACGACGGTATTGTCATAACACACGGGACGGACACCATGGCATATACCGCATCCGTTCTGTCCTATATGCTCCGCAACATTCCGATTCCTGTCGTGCTGACCGGCTCACAGCTCCCGATCCGGCATCCGCTGACCGACGGAATCGAAAATCTGCGCTGTGCGTTTGCCATGGCGGCCAGCGGCAGAACGGGCGTTTTTGTGGCCTTTGACCGCAAAATCATTCTGGGAACACGGGCGGTCAAGGTGCGCACCACGGGATTCGACGCTTTCGAAAGCGTGAATTGTCCCTACGCCGCCATTGTGGATTCCACGGGACTGAACCTGAATGAAGCCGTCCTGCAAAAGCCTTCTGGAAATTTTCAGCTGATGGACGGCCTCTGCGACAGCGTGATCCTGGTCAAGCTGACGCCGGGGCTGAATCCGGAAATTTTCGACATGCTGCTCAAAATGAAGTACAAGGGGATTGTGATCGAAGCGTTCGGAGCGGGCGGACTGAATTTTGTCCGCCGCGATCTGATCTCCAAACTTCATAAAGTCGTTCAGTCCGGCATCACCGTTGTCGTATGCAGCCAATGCCTGTACGAACGGAGCGACTTCACCATTTATCAGGCGGGGCAGAAAGCGCTGGAATCGGGCGTGCTGCAGGCCTACGACATGACGACCGAGGCCGCCGTCACAAAACTGATGTGGGCTCTCGGACAAACCGGCCGACCGGAAGAGATCAGGCGGATTTTCGCGACCTGCTATGCCGGGGAAGTCAGTCCCGCGTAG
- a CDS encoding alanine/glycine:cation symporter family protein — METFANILSQVDGFVWGPVLLVLLIGTGLFLTVRLKFLPWRNLGYALKSVLSKEARRTNRGMGDISPFSALMTALAATIGTGNIVGVATAMVLGGPGALVWMWICAIIGLTSKYSECMLAIKFRETNEKGEMSGGPMYTMKNGFKIKWVGKLLAFLFALFTVLASFGIGNMTQANSISDAVHSTFNVPTWVTGLVIAVLALIILVGGIASISKVSSILVPTMAVFYTIGGLICVAANYKNIPSGIGQIFSMAFSPTAVAGGVGGTITASMMQAMRWGCARGVFSNEAGLGSAAISAAAATTDHPSRQGYISMTGTFFDTIVVCSITGLTIASSGVLGSTGADGKIVTGAALTIQAFSTVMGKAGGWIVTVGIALFAFSTIIGWEYHGEKALEYLVHKPLYCYIYRIVFSVVAFVGATTSLEIVWNFSDVMNGLMVFPNLISLIALSGVIAEETFDFQDNVLTPERLARKSARLQKETD, encoded by the coding sequence ATGGAAACTTTCGCAAACATTCTTTCACAAGTCGACGGTTTCGTCTGGGGGCCGGTTCTCCTGGTTCTGCTGATCGGTACGGGGCTGTTTCTCACGGTCAGGCTGAAATTTCTGCCCTGGAGGAATCTCGGCTATGCTCTGAAATCCGTACTGAGCAAAGAAGCCCGCAGAACCAATCGGGGCATGGGAGATATCTCCCCGTTTTCCGCGCTGATGACAGCGCTGGCCGCGACCATCGGGACCGGAAATATCGTTGGCGTCGCTACGGCCATGGTTCTGGGCGGACCCGGCGCGCTGGTCTGGATGTGGATCTGCGCCATTATCGGCCTGACGTCGAAATACAGCGAGTGCATGCTGGCCATCAAATTCCGCGAAACGAACGAAAAGGGCGAAATGAGCGGCGGCCCGATGTATACGATGAAGAATGGATTCAAGATCAAATGGGTTGGCAAACTGCTCGCATTTCTGTTTGCCCTTTTCACGGTGCTCGCTTCTTTCGGCATCGGCAATATGACGCAGGCGAATTCCATTTCGGATGCGGTTCACAGCACGTTCAACGTTCCGACCTGGGTCACCGGGCTGGTCATCGCCGTTCTTGCGCTGATCATTCTGGTCGGAGGAATCGCCTCCATCTCCAAGGTATCTTCCATTCTGGTTCCCACCATGGCGGTCTTCTACACCATTGGCGGTTTAATCTGCGTTGCAGCAAATTATAAAAATATCCCCTCCGGAATCGGGCAGATTTTCAGCATGGCGTTCTCTCCCACTGCGGTCGCGGGCGGGGTCGGCGGCACCATTACGGCCAGCATGATGCAGGCTATGCGCTGGGGCTGCGCGAGAGGCGTTTTCTCCAACGAGGCCGGGCTTGGCTCCGCCGCCATTTCGGCTGCGGCGGCCACCACCGACCACCCATCCCGTCAGGGTTACATCAGCATGACCGGCACCTTCTTCGACACCATTGTCGTCTGCTCTATCACCGGACTGACGATCGCGTCGTCGGGCGTTCTCGGTTCCACCGGAGCGGACGGCAAAATTGTAACCGGAGCCGCGCTGACCATTCAGGCATTCTCCACCGTGATGGGAAAAGCCGGCGGATGGATCGTCACCGTCGGGATCGCTTTGTTCGCCTTCTCCACGATCATCGGCTGGGAGTACCATGGGGAAAAAGCTCTGGAATATCTGGTCCATAAACCCCTATATTGCTATATCTACCGCATAGTCTTTTCCGTCGTCGCCTTTGTCGGCGCGACAACATCGCTGGAAATCGTGTGGAACTTCTCGGATGTGATGAACGGGCTGATGGTGTTTCCGAACCTGATCAGCCTGATTGCCCTGAGCGGCGTGATTGCTGAGGAAACCTTTGATTTTCAGGACAATGTGCTGACCCCGGAGCGCCTTGCCAGAAAATCAGCCAGACTGCAAAAAGAAACAGATTGA
- a CDS encoding sulfite exporter TauE/SafE family protein, translating to MTTLQQTVMICLLVFLAGLVDAIAGGGGLISLPAYYLAGLPAHVCLGSNKFSSCAGMLFSTGRFLRSGNIHLRTASVAASAALAGSFLGARLTLFLDDHALRMAMLILLPTAAVFLFLQERKKADVNTFDRIPRHHAILLSAIIGFTIGAYDGFFGPGSGTLLILAFTAVLGFDMKTSCGNTKVVSLASNLAALTTFIAAGTVQYHLAVPAAACSIAGHWIGSGLAIRKGAKFIRPVMLLVLVFLFSKLIFDMFG from the coding sequence ATGACCACTTTACAGCAAACCGTTATGATTTGCCTTCTTGTTTTTCTGGCAGGTTTAGTCGATGCCATCGCCGGCGGAGGAGGGCTTATCTCTCTTCCGGCGTACTACCTGGCCGGGCTTCCGGCGCATGTCTGTTTGGGTTCCAACAAGTTTTCCTCCTGCGCAGGGATGCTGTTTTCCACCGGCAGATTTCTGCGCAGCGGGAATATTCACTTGCGGACCGCATCCGTTGCCGCGTCCGCCGCCTTGGCTGGCTCCTTCCTCGGAGCCAGGCTGACCTTGTTTCTGGACGATCACGCACTTCGCATGGCGATGCTGATCCTGCTGCCCACGGCAGCTGTGTTCCTGTTCCTGCAGGAACGGAAAAAAGCGGACGTGAATACTTTCGACCGGATTCCGCGTCATCATGCGATTCTGCTTTCAGCGATAATCGGATTCACAATCGGCGCTTACGACGGATTTTTCGGGCCCGGGTCGGGCACTTTGCTGATCCTGGCTTTTACCGCTGTTCTCGGATTCGATATGAAAACCTCATGCGGCAATACAAAAGTGGTCAGCCTGGCTTCCAATCTGGCGGCGCTCACCACGTTCATCGCGGCGGGAACCGTCCAGTATCATCTGGCGGTTCCTGCGGCTGCCTGTTCTATCGCGGGCCATTGGATCGGCTCCGGGCTCGCAATCAGGAAGGGAGCGAAATTCATCCGGCCGGTGATGCTCCTCGTGCTGGTATTTTTATTTTCAAAGCTTATTTTTGACATGTTCGGCTAA
- a CDS encoding IclR family transcriptional regulator, with amino-acid sequence MIQSLIRAMDVLEALKEPEKSFSLAELSEALDLPPSTIHRILQTFCSKNYVKRDEKTHLYQLGPALISLGMAATRNVRLQDAAPPILKKLSAMTMEDTFLVIVAGFKGLVLEKVEGPNNLKVIEKFGSEVDLHCGAIRKSLLAHQPDSFIRDFIDHGLSRHADNTITDPKTLAEDLEKIRREGIAVSCGEYIPGAVGVGAPVFSRDGTAVASMGLIAPVSRADEKRIEVFKNDVKQCAQELSYHLGYVESASGRYQKE; translated from the coding sequence ATGATACAAAGCCTGATCCGGGCAATGGACGTTTTAGAGGCCCTGAAAGAACCGGAAAAATCATTCTCTCTCGCCGAACTGTCGGAAGCTCTCGACCTGCCCCCCAGCACCATTCATCGTATCCTTCAGACTTTCTGTTCTAAAAACTATGTCAAACGCGATGAAAAGACTCATCTCTATCAGTTGGGCCCGGCGCTGATTTCACTCGGAATGGCGGCAACGCGCAATGTAAGACTGCAGGATGCGGCCCCGCCCATTCTAAAAAAACTCTCCGCCATGACGATGGAAGACACTTTCCTTGTCATTGTGGCCGGTTTTAAAGGCCTGGTGCTTGAAAAAGTGGAGGGGCCGAACAATTTGAAGGTAATCGAAAAATTCGGCTCCGAAGTCGATCTGCACTGCGGGGCAATCAGAAAATCGCTTCTTGCCCACCAGCCGGATTCCTTTATCCGCGACTTCATTGACCATGGGCTCAGCCGGCACGCAGACAATACGATCACCGATCCGAAAACGCTGGCAGAGGATTTGGAAAAAATCCGCAGGGAGGGAATCGCCGTATCCTGCGGGGAATATATTCCAGGCGCCGTGGGGGTCGGCGCGCCCGTTTTCAGCAGGGACGGAACCGCCGTCGCTTCCATGGGGCTGATCGCTCCAGTCTCCCGCGCCGACGAAAAACGGATTGAGGTTTTCAAAAACGATGTAAAGCAATGCGCGCAGGAACTTTCCTATCATCTTGGATATGTGGAAAGTGCCTCGGGCAGATATCAAAAGGAATAG
- a CDS encoding undecaprenyl-diphosphate phosphatase — MDLLKAVIFGIIEGLTEWLPISSTGHMILANEWIKMDLSAQFMEMFLVVIQFGAILAVIVLYFHKLNPFSRRKSPRQKRETLSLWAKVLCACVPAGVIGVLFDDPINAVFYNFQTVAVTLILYGILFIAVENRNRGKVPSIRNFTVLSYRTAFFIGIFQVLSLIPGTSRSGATILGAILIGASREIAAEFTFFLAIPVMLGASLLKMAKFGFAYTQMEAAVLLCGMVTAFLVSIFAIRFLMGYIKKHDFKPFGYYRIVLGAVVLLYFGLAHH, encoded by the coding sequence ATGGATCTTTTGAAAGCGGTGATCTTCGGCATCATAGAAGGGCTGACCGAATGGCTGCCGATCAGCAGCACGGGTCATATGATCCTGGCCAATGAATGGATCAAAATGGATTTGTCCGCGCAGTTTATGGAAATGTTTCTTGTCGTCATTCAGTTCGGTGCGATCCTGGCGGTGATTGTTTTATATTTCCATAAGCTGAATCCGTTTTCACGGCGGAAATCGCCGAGGCAGAAAAGAGAAACTCTGTCGCTCTGGGCGAAGGTCCTGTGCGCCTGTGTTCCCGCCGGAGTTATTGGGGTTTTGTTCGACGACCCGATCAACGCGGTTTTCTACAATTTCCAGACCGTCGCCGTTACGCTGATCCTTTACGGAATTCTGTTTATCGCGGTGGAAAACCGAAACCGCGGAAAGGTGCCGTCCATCCGGAATTTCACCGTGCTGTCTTACCGAACGGCTTTTTTCATCGGTATTTTCCAGGTGCTGTCGCTGATTCCGGGGACTTCCCGCTCCGGTGCGACGATTTTGGGAGCGATCTTGATCGGCGCCTCGCGGGAAATCGCGGCGGAGTTCACGTTCTTTCTGGCCATTCCTGTGATGCTGGGGGCAAGTCTGCTGAAAATGGCAAAGTTCGGGTTTGCCTACACCCAGATGGAGGCCGCCGTTTTGCTGTGCGGAATGGTGACGGCGTTCCTGGTCTCGATTTTTGCCATTCGCTTTCTGATGGGTTATATTAAAAAACATGATTTCAAACCGTTTGGTTATTACCGCATCGTCCTGGGGGCCGTTGTTCTGTTATATTTTGGTCTGGCTCATCATTAA
- a CDS encoding DUF3842 family protein: MNIIVIDGQGGSLGKQLITQLRKAMPNQPITAIGTNSIATSVMLKAGADTGATGENPVLVGSSGADLILGPIGILIADALLGEITPAMAAAVGKSPAVKILIPVSKCNCTIAGTPDLPLAKYIESAVSKTVELAQGKCAVSF; this comes from the coding sequence ATGAATATCATTGTTATCGACGGTCAGGGCGGCAGCCTTGGAAAACAGCTGATTACCCAGCTACGAAAAGCCATGCCGAACCAGCCGATCACCGCGATCGGAACAAACAGCATCGCCACGTCCGTTATGCTGAAGGCCGGCGCCGACACCGGGGCCACGGGGGAAAATCCTGTTCTTGTCGGCAGTTCCGGAGCCGATCTCATTCTTGGCCCAATCGGGATACTGATCGCGGACGCGCTTTTGGGGGAGATCACGCCGGCCATGGCGGCGGCGGTGGGAAAAAGCCCTGCGGTAAAAATTCTGATCCCCGTCAGTAAATGCAACTGCACGATCGCCGGAACACCGGATCTGCCCTTGGCCAAGTATATTGAATCCGCCGTCTCAAAAACAGTGGAACTGGCACAGGGCAAATGCGCCGTTTCGTTTTAA
- a CDS encoding FeoA family protein produces MKRREIPLNQLPVGAKGSVTSLLSDGTTRRRMLDLGLIDGTQIESLYQSPSGNPVAYLIRGAVIALRSDVSAKIMVNA; encoded by the coding sequence ATGAAACGAAGAGAAATTCCCCTGAACCAGTTGCCGGTCGGCGCCAAAGGCAGCGTTACTTCCCTGCTGTCCGACGGCACCACGAGGCGCCGCATGCTGGATCTCGGTTTAATCGACGGCACACAGATCGAATCGCTTTATCAAAGTCCATCGGGAAATCCGGTTGCTTATCTGATCCGCGGAGCCGTGATCGCGCTCAGGTCCGACGTGTCCGCAAAAATCATGGTGAACGCATAA